A genomic window from Deltaproteobacteria bacterium includes:
- the tuf gene encoding elongation factor Tu (EF-Tu; promotes GTP-dependent binding of aminoacyl-tRNA to the A-site of ribosomes during protein biosynthesis; when the tRNA anticodon matches the mRNA codon, GTP hydrolysis results; the inactive EF-Tu-GDP leaves the ribosome and release of GDP is promoted by elongation factor Ts; many prokaryotes have two copies of the gene encoding EF-Tu) — MSKQKFERTKPHVNVGTIGHVDHGKTTLTAAITKVLANRGWAEFVP, encoded by the coding sequence ATGTCCAAGCAGAAGTTTGAGCGCACGAAGCCTCACGTGAACGTGGGAACGATCGGTCACGTGGATCACGGGAAGACGACCTTGACGGCGGCGATCACGAAGGTATTGGCGAATCGCGGCTGGGCGGAGTTTGTGCCGT